One genomic window of Mycolicibacterium neoaurum includes the following:
- a CDS encoding helix-turn-helix domain-containing protein, producing the protein MSTTNSGTAEVRPGAEMSTWLGAMRELSAAATSAAGLAELLGQVATTARALLGFDFCGVLIPDSESTRLVVAGWSGLSEDYVNRVNGDRPIRLDGGAPSARAFHSARSVTIRDITADPEFTPWGGAAQEQGYRALISVPLIAGGRTLGTLNGYYMPVHTFTPTEIERMTLLANHAAIALTSADRLEQLRTLNDELRAQRDALARSEEIHNSLLAVTLRSGGLQGVADALSGLIGRPVLIEDPLHEILAVAGDSDSLPDSAVRTENAPGHDGSSRPMRSADGSFLVSSPELDGELVARIWFPDGAHEPDPMTVRAVEHASMVVSLELLRERTAAEVEQRLRGELLSEVLGETGGLPEAVLRRAQLLGHDLSQPHDVIVARIDRPAGAPDKLLRQRIFGSIADLAAGQRFRPLAANIRDDVVVLWPRAMPVPGGDEGSAAAVAAAIHGALARMAGGLEVTVSGVTPGQQTYAEAYRVVKGALSIAVAARRTNTVVTLEDLGVAGLLLQLDDPALLTAFAARTLGPLRDYDRAHGTELVSTIRTYLAHNQDRRGAASALHIHPNTLTQRLQRAEALCQVTLADPAVVLQFATALTVDAVATGR; encoded by the coding sequence GTGAGTACGACCAACAGCGGCACCGCCGAGGTTCGGCCGGGTGCGGAGATGTCGACGTGGCTCGGCGCGATGCGCGAACTCAGTGCCGCCGCGACCTCGGCTGCCGGACTCGCCGAATTACTCGGCCAGGTCGCGACCACCGCCCGCGCACTGCTGGGGTTCGACTTCTGCGGAGTGCTGATCCCGGACTCCGAGTCCACCAGGCTCGTCGTGGCCGGCTGGAGCGGGTTGTCCGAGGACTACGTGAACCGGGTGAACGGTGACCGGCCGATCCGCCTCGACGGTGGTGCCCCGTCGGCCCGCGCATTCCACAGTGCCCGGTCGGTCACCATTCGCGATATCACCGCGGATCCGGAATTCACGCCGTGGGGTGGTGCGGCCCAGGAGCAGGGGTACCGGGCACTGATCAGCGTGCCGCTGATTGCCGGCGGTCGTACGCTGGGCACGCTCAACGGCTACTACATGCCGGTGCACACCTTCACGCCGACCGAGATCGAGCGGATGACCCTGCTGGCCAATCACGCAGCGATCGCCCTCACTTCGGCCGACCGATTGGAACAGTTGCGCACGCTCAACGACGAGCTGCGTGCGCAACGGGATGCCCTTGCGCGTTCGGAGGAAATCCACAACAGCCTGCTGGCGGTGACGCTTCGCTCCGGCGGGCTCCAGGGCGTTGCCGATGCGCTTTCCGGTCTCATCGGCAGGCCGGTGCTGATCGAGGATCCGCTGCATGAGATCCTCGCCGTGGCAGGGGATTCGGACTCGCTGCCCGATTCTGCGGTGCGGACCGAGAATGCGCCGGGCCACGACGGATCCTCACGGCCGATGCGGTCGGCCGACGGATCCTTCCTGGTGTCCTCGCCTGAACTGGACGGGGAGTTGGTGGCCCGTATCTGGTTCCCCGATGGCGCCCACGAGCCAGATCCGATGACGGTGCGCGCCGTCGAGCACGCATCGATGGTGGTGTCTTTGGAGCTGCTGCGCGAGCGCACCGCGGCCGAGGTGGAGCAACGGCTACGTGGCGAGCTGCTCTCCGAGGTGCTCGGCGAGACGGGCGGCCTTCCCGAAGCCGTGCTGCGGCGAGCTCAGTTGCTCGGACATGACCTGAGCCAACCGCATGATGTGATCGTGGCGAGGATCGACCGTCCTGCCGGGGCGCCGGACAAGTTGCTACGCCAACGCATCTTCGGATCGATCGCCGACTTGGCTGCCGGACAACGCTTTCGGCCACTGGCGGCGAACATCCGCGATGATGTGGTCGTGCTGTGGCCGCGGGCGATGCCGGTTCCCGGTGGTGATGAGGGATCCGCCGCCGCGGTCGCGGCGGCAATCCACGGCGCACTGGCGCGCATGGCGGGTGGGCTCGAGGTCACCGTGTCCGGGGTTACTCCCGGGCAGCAGACCTATGCCGAGGCATACCGCGTCGTCAAGGGTGCGCTGTCGATCGCGGTGGCCGCGCGGCGCACCAATACCGTGGTGACCCTTGAGGATCTGGGTGTCGCCGGACTGCTGCTTCAACTCGATGACCCAGCCCTGCTGACCGCCTTCGCCGCCCGCACGCTCGGGCCGCTACGCGATTACGACCGGGCCCACGGCACGGAACTGGTCAGCACCATCCGCACGTACCTGGCGCACAACCAGGACCGCAGAGGTGCCGCTTCAGCGCTGCACATCCACCCCAACACCTTGACGCAACGATTACAGCGCGCCGAAGCGTTGTGTCAGGTGACATTGGCCGATCCCGCGGTGGTGCTGCAGTTCGCCACCGCGCTCACCGTCGACGCGGTGGCCACCGGTCGGTAG
- a CDS encoding serine/threonine-protein kinase, with product MPLAPGETFAGYTIVRALGAGGMGEVYLAQHPRLPRQDALKILLAQVSTDDEYRQRFEREADIAATLWHPHIVGVHDRGESDGQLWIAMDYVPGTDAARLLREDHPHGLPPQQVIQIVTAVAEALDYAHQRNLLHRDVKPANILICGPDSGDQRIVLADFGIARWSDDVSGLTATNMTVGTVSYAAPEQLMGNPLDGRSDQYALAATAYELLSGTPPFRNSNPAVVISQHLSASPPAIGSRRPELAHLDPVFAKALAKEPGDRFDRCTDFARALGHQLAGDTSEQTRLAPAPKKPRVRRQRPAAAILVAGVLAVLLCIAIVVAAFEFGRADDERPEAAPVTTSSTRPSTTAVPAPPPASTTTSAPDATVTVTTDVTEPAAAAVVGADCGPVGGTGTTADGTTVYCETLAGTQATIWSLTPGPVPSPTVTTEAPDPSEEPLPAALESPVRVCMQQTGQTRRECREQIRISNGLP from the coding sequence ATGCCATTGGCGCCTGGCGAGACGTTCGCCGGATACACGATCGTTCGCGCCCTGGGCGCCGGCGGGATGGGTGAGGTCTACCTCGCCCAGCACCCTCGACTCCCGCGCCAGGACGCGCTGAAGATCCTGCTCGCGCAGGTGTCCACCGACGACGAGTACCGACAACGATTCGAGCGCGAGGCAGATATCGCCGCCACCTTGTGGCATCCGCACATCGTCGGTGTGCACGACCGCGGCGAGAGCGACGGTCAGCTCTGGATCGCGATGGACTACGTCCCCGGCACCGACGCTGCCCGGTTGTTGCGCGAGGACCACCCCCATGGTCTCCCGCCGCAACAGGTCATCCAGATCGTCACCGCGGTCGCCGAGGCGCTGGACTACGCGCATCAGCGCAATCTGCTGCATCGGGACGTCAAACCGGCCAACATCCTGATCTGTGGTCCGGACTCCGGCGACCAGCGCATAGTGCTGGCCGATTTCGGTATCGCGCGGTGGTCCGATGATGTCAGCGGATTGACCGCGACCAACATGACCGTCGGCACGGTGTCCTACGCGGCACCCGAGCAGCTGATGGGCAATCCCCTGGACGGTAGGTCGGATCAATACGCCCTCGCGGCCACCGCATACGAGTTGCTCTCCGGAACACCGCCGTTCCGCAACTCCAACCCGGCGGTGGTCATCAGTCAACATCTGTCGGCTTCGCCGCCCGCGATCGGCAGCCGGCGACCCGAATTGGCGCACCTGGACCCGGTGTTCGCCAAGGCGTTGGCCAAGGAGCCCGGCGACCGGTTCGACCGGTGTACCGACTTCGCCCGCGCCCTCGGACACCAACTGGCCGGTGACACCTCCGAGCAGACCAGGTTGGCACCGGCCCCCAAGAAACCGAGGGTGCGCAGGCAGCGCCCCGCGGCCGCGATCCTGGTTGCCGGGGTTCTGGCGGTACTGCTGTGCATCGCGATCGTGGTCGCGGCATTCGAATTCGGCCGCGCCGATGATGAACGTCCGGAGGCGGCACCCGTGACCACCTCCAGCACCCGGCCCTCCACCACGGCCGTCCCGGCGCCGCCGCCGGCGAGCACGACCACCTCCGCTCCCGATGCGACCGTCACGGTCACCACCGATGTGACCGAACCGGCCGCCGCAGCGGTGGTCGGTGCCGACTGCGGTCCGGTCGGCGGCACGGGCACAACCGCCGATGGGACGACGGTCTACTGCGAAACCCTGGCGGGGACCCAGGCGACCATCTGGTCGTTGACGCCGGGACCGGTACCGAGTCCCACGGTGACCACCGAGGCGCCGGATCCCAGCGAGGAACCGCTGCCCGCCGCGTTGGAGTCCCCGGTGCGAGTGTGCATGCAGCAGACCGGTCAGACCCGCCGCGAGTGCCGCGAGCAGATCCGTATCAGCAATGGATTGCCCTGA
- a CDS encoding SGNH/GDSL hydrolase family protein has product MTGSRYHRYVALGDSQTEGLWDVDGSGALVGFADRLAGMIAADSPGLLYANLAIRGKRIADVLNVQLPQAVAMQPDLITVCVGMNDVTRPGRRFTRALGELDVLYDALASSGATVVTTTFPDITQLLPAGRLLVSRVLRINDVIRNAAGRHGFRLVDLYSAASMTDPAVWSPDRVHGSTTGHLLFAAAAAEALELAGADHDWALAAAGDDHRSPRSRVSAQLQWTRNMFMPWIWRHLRGRSAFHGHQARHPQLVPVPASSVVQ; this is encoded by the coding sequence GTGACCGGCAGCCGGTACCACAGGTACGTCGCCCTGGGTGACAGTCAGACCGAAGGCCTCTGGGATGTCGACGGCTCCGGGGCACTGGTCGGATTCGCCGATCGACTGGCTGGCATGATCGCCGCAGACTCCCCCGGCCTGCTCTATGCCAACCTGGCGATCCGGGGTAAACGCATCGCCGATGTGCTGAATGTGCAACTGCCGCAGGCCGTTGCGATGCAACCCGACCTGATCACGGTGTGCGTGGGTATGAACGATGTGACCCGACCCGGTCGCAGATTCACTCGCGCGCTCGGCGAACTCGATGTGCTTTACGACGCGTTGGCGTCATCGGGGGCCACCGTGGTGACCACCACGTTCCCCGATATCACCCAGCTGCTACCCGCCGGGCGGCTGTTGGTATCCCGGGTGCTTCGGATCAACGATGTCATCCGCAACGCCGCGGGCCGGCACGGATTCCGGTTGGTCGACCTGTACAGCGCCGCATCGATGACCGATCCCGCCGTCTGGAGTCCGGACCGGGTGCACGGTTCCACCACCGGGCATCTCCTGTTCGCCGCGGCCGCGGCGGAAGCCCTGGAACTGGCTGGGGCCGATCATGATTGGGCCCTGGCCGCGGCGGGGGACGATCATCGCTCACCTCGATCGCGGGTGTCGGCGCAACTGCAGTGGACCCGGAACATGTTCATGCCGTGGATCTGGCGACATCTGCGGGGCCGCAGTGCCTTTCACGGACACCAGGCTCGACATCCGCAGCTTGTGCCGGTCCCGGCCAGTTCAGTGGTGCAGTAG
- a CDS encoding NADH:flavin oxidoreductase/NADH oxidase has translation MTRLFSPLTLRSVTFAHRAWMSPMMQFAAVPAGPDEGSPTDWHTQHLGSRAVAGAALVMVEATAVHPVGRSSVFDLGLWNDRQADGLRRIAEFVAAQGSVPGIQIVHAGRKGSTGRPWGVDDQRWPTVGASAVPFGRLPTPSELGIDEIGLITTAFADAAGRAARAGFKVLEIHGAHGYLIHQFLSPQSNRRTDGYGGSPDNRMRFALEVVSAVRSAWPQELPLFFRVSATDWLGGDTEDPRPGWTVAETVTLATRLKALGVDLIDVSSGGSVPDAQIPVGPAYQVPFAARVRKEAEIPTSAVGLITDPQQADSIIAGEEADAVFLARELLRNPGWVWQAAEQLGADPEHPAAYRRAFT, from the coding sequence ATGACACGGTTGTTCAGCCCGCTCACCCTGCGCTCGGTGACCTTCGCCCATCGGGCTTGGATGTCACCGATGATGCAGTTCGCCGCCGTGCCTGCGGGTCCGGACGAGGGCTCACCCACCGACTGGCACACCCAACATCTCGGTTCGCGCGCCGTCGCGGGGGCGGCACTGGTCATGGTCGAGGCGACCGCCGTGCACCCGGTGGGCCGCAGCAGCGTGTTCGACCTCGGCCTGTGGAACGACCGGCAGGCCGACGGTCTGCGTCGCATCGCCGAGTTCGTCGCCGCGCAGGGTTCGGTGCCTGGTATCCAGATCGTGCACGCCGGACGCAAGGGCTCCACCGGACGCCCGTGGGGTGTCGATGACCAGCGCTGGCCCACGGTGGGCGCCAGCGCTGTGCCGTTCGGTCGTCTGCCGACGCCTTCCGAGCTCGGTATCGACGAGATCGGTTTGATCACAACGGCATTCGCCGATGCAGCCGGGCGGGCCGCGCGAGCCGGATTCAAGGTGCTGGAAATCCACGGTGCGCACGGCTATCTGATCCATCAATTCCTCAGCCCGCAGTCCAACCGACGCACCGACGGTTACGGCGGATCGCCGGACAACCGGATGCGGTTTGCTCTGGAGGTTGTCAGCGCCGTGCGCTCGGCGTGGCCGCAGGAGTTACCACTGTTCTTCCGGGTGTCGGCGACCGATTGGCTCGGCGGCGATACCGAGGACCCACGCCCGGGGTGGACGGTGGCGGAGACCGTCACGCTCGCGACGAGACTGAAGGCGCTCGGCGTCGATCTGATCGACGTGTCCAGCGGAGGATCGGTCCCCGACGCGCAGATCCCGGTGGGGCCGGCCTATCAGGTTCCGTTTGCGGCCCGCGTCCGCAAGGAGGCCGAGATCCCCACCAGCGCAGTCGGCCTGATCACGGACCCCCAACAGGCCGACAGCATCATCGCCGGCGAGGAGGCCGATGCGGTGTTCCTGGCCCGGGAGCTCCTGCGCAACCCTGGCTGGGTCTGGCAGGCGGCCGAACAGCTTGGTGCCGACCCGGAGCATCCGGCGGCCTACCGCCGCGCCTTCACGTGA
- a CDS encoding NUDIX domain-containing protein codes for MPRTSAGLLLYRVTEGTAEVLIGHPGGPFWARKDDGAWSIPKGEFDESEDAWSAARREFSEEIGLPVPEGERMNFPPLRQPGGKIVTAFAVEADLDVTGAVSNTFELEWPRGSGHIRQYPELDRVQWFTVGEARIKLLKGQRPLLDQLMARLAGRAGE; via the coding sequence ATGCCACGTACAAGCGCAGGGTTGCTGCTGTACCGGGTGACCGAGGGCACGGCCGAGGTGCTGATCGGGCACCCGGGCGGCCCGTTCTGGGCACGCAAAGACGATGGCGCATGGTCGATTCCGAAGGGCGAGTTCGACGAGTCCGAGGACGCCTGGTCGGCAGCCCGCCGAGAGTTCAGCGAGGAGATCGGGTTGCCCGTACCCGAGGGCGAACGGATGAATTTCCCGCCGCTGCGCCAGCCCGGCGGCAAGATCGTCACCGCATTCGCGGTCGAGGCGGATCTCGATGTCACCGGCGCGGTCAGCAATACGTTCGAGTTGGAATGGCCACGAGGTTCCGGCCATATCCGGCAGTATCCGGAACTCGACCGTGTGCAGTGGTTCACCGTCGGTGAGGCCCGGATCAAACTGCTCAAAGGGCAACGGCCGCTACTGGATCAGCTGATGGCGCGGCTGGCCGGCCGGGCCGGCGAATAG
- a CDS encoding MFS transporter codes for MNDNTSRQPVGTGWRHEITRVQWLVLAGTTLGWGLDGFAGSLYVLVLGPTMTELLPHSGIEVSSSSIGLYGGLTVALFLMGWAVGGILFGMLADYFGRTRVLSVGILTYAVFSALAAFADTWWQLGLLRFIAGVGSGVEAPVGAALIAETWRNRYRARAGGVMMAGYAGGFFAAAAVYAVLGDHGWRFMMLLAGLPALLVWFIRRYVPEPPEIDAAMHVRRQRKAAGTREQFVLRRLISPPLRRPMLVCTALASGALLAFWSVSTWYPQIIRQISANDAVPQSVTDHRVAVTAMLFNAGGIIGYAAWGFIADAIGRRRTFLMSFAVSAASIAWTFPFDRGYTEFLFAMPLLGFGLFGALSGTFIYGPEVFPPSVRATALAVSNSVGRFVTALGPLGAGVIAASWFGGNLGVATATVAALGLIAVVGLAFAAETRGVPLPADSHFEPVTPIEKSHS; via the coding sequence GTGAACGACAACACGTCCCGTCAGCCGGTTGGTACCGGCTGGCGACATGAGATCACCCGCGTGCAATGGCTCGTCCTCGCCGGCACCACCCTGGGCTGGGGCCTCGACGGCTTCGCGGGCAGCCTCTATGTCCTGGTTCTCGGACCGACCATGACCGAACTGCTCCCCCACAGCGGCATCGAGGTCTCGTCGTCATCGATCGGCCTGTACGGCGGGCTCACCGTTGCGCTGTTCCTGATGGGCTGGGCGGTCGGCGGCATCTTGTTCGGGATGCTCGCTGACTATTTCGGCCGCACCAGGGTTCTCTCGGTGGGCATCCTGACCTACGCCGTGTTCAGCGCACTGGCCGCCTTCGCCGACACCTGGTGGCAGTTGGGCCTGCTGCGATTCATCGCCGGCGTCGGTTCCGGCGTCGAGGCGCCGGTGGGTGCCGCGCTGATCGCCGAGACCTGGCGCAATCGATACCGCGCCCGTGCCGGTGGGGTCATGATGGCCGGCTACGCCGGCGGATTCTTCGCCGCCGCTGCGGTATACGCGGTGCTGGGCGATCACGGCTGGCGTTTCATGATGCTGTTGGCCGGTCTGCCTGCGCTACTGGTCTGGTTCATTCGCCGCTACGTCCCGGAACCGCCGGAGATCGATGCTGCGATGCACGTGCGCAGGCAGCGCAAGGCCGCCGGGACCCGTGAGCAATTCGTCCTCCGCCGCCTCATCTCACCACCACTGCGCAGGCCGATGTTGGTGTGCACCGCACTCGCATCGGGCGCCCTGCTTGCCTTCTGGAGTGTGTCCACCTGGTACCCGCAGATCATCCGGCAGATCAGCGCGAATGATGCTGTGCCGCAATCGGTCACCGATCACCGCGTGGCAGTCACGGCCATGCTTTTCAACGCCGGCGGGATCATCGGTTATGCCGCATGGGGTTTCATTGCCGATGCCATCGGACGCCGCAGGACCTTCCTGATGAGCTTCGCCGTGTCGGCCGCGTCGATTGCCTGGACCTTTCCCTTTGACCGCGGGTACACCGAGTTCCTTTTCGCCATGCCATTGTTGGGATTCGGATTGTTCGGCGCGTTGTCCGGAACCTTCATCTACGGCCCCGAGGTGTTCCCGCCAAGTGTGCGGGCCACCGCACTCGCGGTATCCAACAGCGTCGGTCGATTCGTCACAGCCCTCGGACCGCTGGGCGCCGGCGTCATTGCCGCCTCCTGGTTCGGCGGCAACCTCGGGGTGGCCACCGCCACGGTGGCGGCCCTCGGCCTGATCGCCGTCGTTGGCCTCGCCTTCGCCGCCGAGACCCGCGGTGTCCCGTTGCCCGCCGACAGCCATTTCGAGCCCGTCACACCCATCGAGAAGAGCCACTCATGA
- a CDS encoding aldehyde dehydrogenase: MTSSTDAAPVTAPPQIPDVRAIMNPATATVITTVAEMGAAEVDTAVAAAAAAFSDGPWAEMPRSERARVLLRVADAIEEHSERLYTLEAQNNGRPITETRAQLSRVPEWFRYNAGLLAAQRHSVLPGDGPYLTYQQRLPLGVCGIITPFNHPLLILARSLSAALANGNTVVVKPSEMTPLTTLALADIIAGTGIPAGVVNVVTGGREAGIRLTEHPDVAKITLTGGTEAGRSAAVATASRFARVTAELGGKTPVIVFGDVDPVSAAEGAAFSAFVAAGQSCVAGSRFLVHRSIYDAFVTALVHRAQAIVVGDPTASDTQMGPLISARQRDKVRRLIQTGVDQGARLAAGGLTPELPEDLRDGYFISPTVLADATMAMTVAREEIFGPVAVVIPFDTEAEAVAMANDNEFGLGAGVWTLDVARAHRVAGQIIAGMVWINDHHRLEPSLPWGGVKESGTGKDAGTESFDDFSWIKTIVVRTAAEPVDWYGNFGQRRLN; encoded by the coding sequence ATGACCAGCAGCACCGATGCCGCCCCCGTGACCGCGCCGCCGCAGATACCCGACGTTCGCGCGATCATGAATCCGGCCACCGCGACGGTGATCACCACGGTCGCCGAGATGGGCGCCGCGGAGGTCGACACCGCCGTGGCCGCCGCCGCGGCCGCCTTCTCCGACGGTCCATGGGCCGAGATGCCGCGCAGTGAACGCGCGCGAGTGTTGTTGCGCGTCGCCGATGCCATCGAGGAGCATTCCGAGCGGCTCTACACCTTGGAGGCCCAGAACAACGGCCGCCCGATCACCGAAACGCGTGCCCAACTGTCGCGTGTGCCGGAGTGGTTCCGCTACAACGCGGGACTCCTTGCCGCTCAGCGGCATTCGGTACTTCCCGGCGATGGGCCCTATCTGACCTACCAGCAGCGGTTACCACTCGGGGTATGCGGCATCATCACCCCGTTCAACCATCCGCTGCTGATCCTGGCCCGCAGCCTGTCCGCGGCGCTGGCCAACGGCAACACCGTGGTGGTCAAGCCCTCGGAGATGACACCGCTGACCACGCTGGCGCTGGCCGACATCATCGCCGGAACCGGGATACCGGCCGGAGTCGTCAATGTGGTGACCGGAGGGCGCGAGGCCGGAATCCGATTGACCGAACATCCGGACGTCGCCAAGATCACCCTGACCGGAGGCACCGAGGCCGGGCGATCGGCCGCCGTGGCGACCGCATCCCGGTTCGCCCGGGTGACCGCCGAACTGGGCGGCAAGACCCCGGTCATCGTCTTCGGCGATGTGGACCCGGTGAGCGCCGCCGAGGGCGCGGCGTTCTCGGCGTTCGTGGCCGCCGGTCAGTCCTGTGTCGCCGGTTCTCGATTCCTGGTGCACCGCAGCATCTATGACGCGTTCGTGACAGCCCTGGTGCACCGGGCGCAAGCCATTGTCGTCGGCGACCCCACCGCCTCGGACACCCAGATGGGCCCGCTCATCAGTGCCCGCCAACGCGATAAGGTACGTCGGCTGATCCAGACCGGTGTCGACCAGGGTGCCCGCCTGGCGGCAGGCGGGCTGACCCCCGAGCTCCCCGAGGATCTGCGTGACGGGTACTTCATATCCCCCACCGTTCTGGCCGACGCCACCATGGCCATGACGGTCGCCCGGGAAGAGATCTTCGGCCCGGTCGCAGTCGTCATCCCCTTCGACACCGAGGCCGAGGCGGTCGCGATGGCCAATGACAACGAGTTCGGGCTCGGCGCCGGGGTATGGACCCTCGACGTGGCCCGAGCGCATCGCGTCGCGGGACAGATCATCGCAGGCATGGTGTGGATCAACGACCACCACCGCCTGGAACCATCGCTGCCGTGGGGTGGGGTGAAGGAATCCGGCACCGGGAAAGACGCCGGCACCGAATCTTTCGACGATTTCTCATGGATCAAGACGATCGTGGTGCGCACCGCCGCCGAACCCGTGGATTGGTACGGCAACTTCGGCCAGCGTCGCCTGAACTGA
- a CDS encoding DUF732 domain-containing protein, translating into MRRIQACVLTAVAAAGLAVAVAGPAHADSAADVFLGALDAAGVTAPTTLNAVDTLALGQSVCPMLSAPGQNVANAAATVADRAGMSLGPATMFTGVAISMFCPAAVAGIGDGKIFGFDPFGR; encoded by the coding sequence ATGCGCCGAATTCAAGCTTGTGTGCTCACCGCCGTGGCAGCGGCCGGTCTCGCCGTCGCCGTCGCAGGCCCGGCACACGCGGATTCTGCGGCCGATGTCTTCCTCGGTGCGCTGGACGCCGCCGGGGTGACCGCGCCGACCACGCTCAACGCGGTCGACACACTGGCGCTGGGCCAGTCGGTCTGCCCGATGCTGTCCGCGCCCGGCCAGAACGTCGCCAATGCCGCCGCCACGGTCGCCGACCGGGCCGGCATGTCCCTGGGGCCCGCGACGATGTTCACCGGCGTGGCGATATCGATGTTCTGCCCGGCGGCGGTGGCCGGGATCGGAGACGGCAAGATCTTCGGCTTCGACCCGTTCGGCCGCTGA
- a CDS encoding ketosteroid isomerase family protein, giving the protein MSTTRTAVLAAVERSPAAAAAHDRAAWVGLFTAGARIEDPVGSRPHTGRAEIEQFYDTFIGPRDITFHRDIDIVCGTTVLRNLVLEVAMNASVTMRIPAVLRYDLTVVGDALAIDRLQAYWELPAMAWKFTRNGPAAFPAAVALTRALLTNQGPAGALGFVAGVNGVGARGRRLIGQLVDDAIAGDEMTVKRRLGDAEITAGDTGRLRPSELVAALAGKRRRTILTAGRHVVVSLSGTDGPAVLITEVGVRPSRVRRVRLFTETPR; this is encoded by the coding sequence ATGTCCACAACACGTACAGCGGTTCTGGCAGCGGTCGAACGCTCGCCGGCGGCCGCCGCCGCGCATGATCGGGCGGCATGGGTGGGCCTGTTCACCGCGGGGGCACGCATCGAGGATCCGGTGGGGTCGCGTCCGCACACCGGCCGGGCGGAGATCGAACAGTTCTACGACACCTTCATCGGTCCTCGGGACATCACCTTCCATCGCGATATCGACATCGTCTGCGGTACCACCGTGTTGCGCAACCTGGTCCTGGAGGTTGCGATGAACGCGTCGGTGACCATGCGTATCCCGGCCGTGCTGCGTTATGACCTCACCGTGGTCGGTGACGCGCTGGCCATCGACCGGTTACAGGCCTACTGGGAGCTGCCCGCCATGGCGTGGAAGTTCACCCGCAACGGTCCCGCTGCTTTTCCCGCGGCCGTCGCGTTGACCCGTGCTCTGTTGACCAACCAGGGACCCGCGGGTGCGCTCGGCTTCGTCGCCGGCGTCAACGGTGTGGGAGCCCGCGGCAGGCGCCTGATCGGTCAGTTGGTCGACGACGCGATTGCCGGTGACGAGATGACGGTGAAGCGGCGGCTGGGCGATGCCGAGATCACCGCAGGTGACACCGGGCGCCTGCGGCCCAGCGAACTGGTGGCCGCACTGGCGGGCAAACGCCGGCGGACAATCCTGACGGCAGGCAGGCACGTCGTCGTCAGCCTCAGCGGTACCGACGGGCCAGCCGTCCTGATCACCGAGGTGGGTGTTCGGCCCAGCCGGGTGCGGCGGGTGCGGCTGTTCACCGAGACGCCCCGATAG
- a CDS encoding amidohydrolase family protein, which yields MISADLAPGVIDVHAHWLPRELFDLPGVGPHGRMHDRDGQLFLGEIPLSIATDAMSDIAAIRADMDRNEVGVRVLSAPPFAFPLQPGAAADDYVTAFNSALTDVVAGADGTLLGLGLVSLADSAAVTRQLTRLADTEGIAGVAVPPLLGNESLDGPALGHVLREAARLDLSVLVHPMQLPQPQWAKYYLNNLIGNPTESATAVAALILSGLKDELPGLRICFVHGGGCAPGLLGRWSHGWRARADVRAAGSRAPQDVFGELFFDTVTHGAAQLDLLCALAGTDKVLCGSDYPFDMADADPARFAVEHGPGRDSIIRAAMAYLGLDRERQR from the coding sequence ATGATCAGCGCAGACCTGGCGCCCGGCGTGATCGACGTACACGCGCACTGGTTGCCGCGGGAGCTGTTCGACCTCCCCGGCGTCGGTCCGCACGGACGCATGCACGATCGCGACGGGCAACTCTTCCTCGGTGAGATCCCGCTGTCGATCGCCACCGACGCGATGAGCGATATCGCTGCCATCCGTGCCGACATGGACCGCAACGAGGTCGGGGTCCGGGTGCTGTCGGCACCGCCGTTCGCGTTCCCGCTGCAGCCCGGCGCCGCCGCCGATGACTACGTGACAGCCTTCAACAGCGCGCTCACCGACGTCGTCGCCGGCGCCGACGGTACGCTGCTCGGACTGGGACTTGTCAGCCTGGCCGACAGCGCCGCCGTCACCAGGCAGCTGACACGACTGGCCGACACCGAAGGCATTGCCGGCGTTGCCGTTCCACCGTTACTCGGCAACGAGTCCCTGGACGGACCCGCTCTCGGGCACGTGCTGCGTGAGGCGGCCCGGCTCGATCTGTCGGTGTTGGTGCACCCGATGCAGTTGCCGCAACCACAGTGGGCGAAGTACTACCTGAACAACCTCATCGGCAACCCGACCGAATCGGCGACAGCGGTGGCAGCACTGATCCTCAGCGGACTCAAGGACGAGCTCCCGGGTCTGCGCATCTGTTTCGTGCACGGTGGCGGTTGCGCCCCGGGTCTTCTCGGTCGATGGAGCCACGGTTGGCGGGCGCGTGCCGACGTCCGGGCCGCCGGGTCACGTGCACCGCAGGACGTGTTCGGCGAGCTGTTCTTCGACACCGTCACCCATGGGGCCGCGCAGCTGGACCTGCTCTGCGCCCTCGCCGGCACCGACAAAGTGCTGTGCGGCAGCGATTACCCGTTCGATATGGCCGATGCCGATCCCGCCCGGTTCGCCGTCGAACACGGCCCAGGGCGCGACAGCATCATCCGGGCGGCCATGGCCTACCTCGGCCTGGATCGGGAGCGGCAGCGATGA